TAAGCGCGGAATCTTTTTTGCTGGCTTCTCACGTTTCATTAAGGTATGAACCAGGTATGTGTAAATTTTTTCGGATAACTCTGTTTTACGAAATGATTTATATAAAACATAAACTCCCATTAGCAGTAAGTAACACATTACAAATGGTTTGATGATTTGCATAGGAGCAAAACTTAATAGTTGCGCGCCGGCAATACCACCAAGCATTCCAGGAATTACCAACCGACGAAAAAGGGTATGATCAACATTTTTAAACATCATATGGGAAAAACCAGAGATTGCTGTGGTGACAATTTCTGCTGCATGCACACTGGCGCTTGCTAACGGCGGAGCAACGCCAAAAGTAAGAAGTACGGTCATACTAATAAGACCGTACCCCATCCCTAAACCACCATCAATTAATTGCGCAAAGAAACCTACCATAGCAAAAATTAAATATTCACTCACGATCTATCCCCATTAATAAACGCATTGGGAATTGGAATCAAATGCCATATTTTTAGTTTCTGTTAAAAGAGCAATAGTCTCCACTGCCTCCTTTTTCGACTCTTCTTTGCAAAGACCAAGCAATGCCGTATAAAGCTTCTGTATTTCTGGAGCTCGAGTCCAACTTACCGTCGGACGCTTTTTGATTTCCATAATCACTTGGGCAAGTTTGAAAATACAAGCTGTGTTATTATCACCAGGCTCATGTAGAATAGCTTTAATTCCCTCAAAACCTGTAGGTGCATAGGAGGAAATAAAAGGAAGTCTCCACGTTTTATTGCGTAGAAATTGTTGTTCGCCACACAGTATTCCGAGTCCTCCAAGGATCTTTTGACGCTGCTCCTCAGTTAATCGAAGACTTGCAAATACACAGGTTGAGAAACCAGGCGTTACTAGCTCCTGGAGTTTTCCTATACGTCCCACCTCGTTATTAGTGGCCAAGATGTCACTATTGCGTAGGGCTTGTTCATGTGATTTTTTGCGTATGGCTTCAGCAATATCTGCTGGCCAGTAATTTTCAGGAGTTTTAATGCCATCAGCACCGGGCGCATTTTGCCCTGCGAGTTCATCACCATGCCCGGACACAACAAGTGTTGCAACAATATCAACAAAGTCTTTTCGGTCTTCGCCTATATCCTGCATACTAGGCCAGCGTCCTTTTTTATCACGGTAGAGTAACATTGCAAGCGTATGAACAGTTTCTATGTCTTTGCGATCTTTACCGCTGACACAAGAGCCTGCACATTTACCTTTGGCCAGTATAAACAGTAGATTTTCAAGAGAGGCTAAAAATAATTCCCGTCCATAAAAATCAAAAAAAGTTGCGGTTCCGTATGAGGAATTTAATACAGCGTGGTATTCGTTAGCCACACTCTGTAGGTCGATTAAATTGGTCAGATAGTTGCCCAATTCTCCCTGGTCAGCACAATTTTTTCGTAACAGTAAATGCTGACTGAGTAACTGTTGCCAACCATTAAATGACTTTAATAATTGATAGTTTTCGCTAAACAAGCTGACTAAATTCTTTTTAACCTGCTCGCTTTTGAGATCCAATTCTACAGGGGTATAAGAATTTGCCTTATCACCTTGTTTATACTCTACTTCTGTAAAAGCTTGCTCAATGATTTGTTTAATATTCTTTAAGTCCCAAGAGCCTTCTAGCTGCGGGATTTTATTAATTAAAAGAATAACCTGAGACATATTATAAACTGCCATGCATCCTGGATCATTAGACTGTGTATAGTAAACATACTTTGCTATATTCAATGGATGATTTGTGGTTAGAATAATGCGATTGGATTCTTTTTGAAAATTGCTTACCGTTTCTTGCAGTTGCCTATTTAAATAAGCATCAGGGATATGGTTCTCCAGTAATGGTACAGGACTCACTAGAGTTTGTTCCAACAGAGCTTGTTCTGTTTCGGCAAACTTGGCGATTAATGCTAAATTACGCGAGGCATGCAATTTTTTAACTTGCTCAGGCAATTTAATAACATCACGAGAAGCCAAATGACTAGAACGTATTCGAGAGGCATATTTTTGAACGACTTTCCCCTCTGCAGTTAGTGCAAAACAGTTGCTTTCACACAAATTTGCCGCCAGGGGAATGCGACGAAGGCGACTTGGTGCGAATGAAATCGCATCTTTCAGTTGTTCGCAACTATCTACAACTTGTTTAAGAAAAAGTTGTTCATAGTTTTCTAAAACGATAAACCAATAAGGTAGTTTTCTTAAAGCTTCCAGATCCTGGAATCTAAAATTGTCTTTTTTTGCAGAGCTTGTTTTGCTTTTTGCCCAAGATTGAATTTGTTTATTGAAAGCACTTAATTGCGTAGTAATTTCAAGTACTGATAGCTTGGATTCACAGAATAATCTTAGCAATTGCTGATCTTGTCTGCCTAAACTGGCAAACCAGCCAGGAAGTTTATTATTCGCTATCGAATTCAAATCACTCGCGAGCGTTAGATTATGTTGTGTTTGAATATCATCCCATTTCTGCATAAATTGATTAATAGCAAATTTAAGTTTCGTTAGTGTTGCTTCGTTTGATTCCACCACCAGGTATTCAGGGATGCAGGAATGCAAATACATTTGCATAAAGGGAGGTAGGCCACGAAACCAGGCTGGCGTAGTACGTAACGTCCCTTGTTTAACTGCATTAAATTCTTGAAAAGTTTCTTGGGAATAAGGTGTTAATTGCTTCTCCCACCGTAAGATATATTCAATTGAATCATTCAGTTTATAAGGTATCAAAGTCGCTAAATCAGCTCGACCTTCTTTCATAATGACATATTGTTCTGCTTTATTTAAAAGTTCAGTAGCCAGCTTGAATTTATCACCTGAGCCTACCTCATAAGGGTAATAATCGTAAAGTGCATTCACCAACAGGCTTGTGTACTTGGCAAGAATTATCTGATAGCTCTCAATCGATTCACTATCAGGAAGGGTGTGTAATGCTTTACACCAGGAAAGATAGGCTTTCAGCTCTTCATTTTTTTCATGGAACTCAGGAATTGACTCTAAAATAAATAAAAATGTGTTGTGTAAACTATCGATTCGTCGCTGATAACTGCGCTTTAAATCAGGAGTTTTTGGATAATATTCCAGATCAAAATCACCAATATTTTCCTTTATATTTTGTGCAAATTTCAAAGGTAGTTTTAATTTTTTATCAAAAATGCCACTGGTCTCTTCCTTTGGTCCACCTTCTAATCCAGGAAATTTCGTGCCTTCGGCTAGGCGCAATATTGTTTTTTTTCCCATGATCCATTTTTCCTTGCCTGCGTTGATTCTTTATTATTAAATAAATCCTCGTACTTAACAATTTGTTCTAAAGTATTTTAGCAAGATATTCAATGTTGTTTCATGCTACACTGTGTTTTCTTTAGGATTAAGGATAAAAGGGAATGAAAACAAAAACAGGAGACTTTACTGGTTCTTCTGATGCAGGGATCAATGAAGCAATCCAAAATGCACTATCAAAAGCTGGTCAGCATACCAGAATTAAAATTATTGAAACACGCAGTTCTCAAATTGGTGAAGATAAACGTTATTATCAGGTGTTAATAAGCACCTTCGCTGACTAATTACATCCTAAAAGGAGTTTGAGATGAGTTATACTGTGCCTCATTACATTGGAGGTAAAGACTATACTGCCACATCGTCCAATGCGCATACAATTTACAATCCGGCGTTAGGGGAAGCCATTGGGCAAGTCTATTTTGCTGATAAAGCAACTTGCGATAAAGCTGTGGCTACGGCAAAAGCAGCTTGGCCTACCTGGGCAGAAACAACGGCATTAAAAAGAGCCCGTATTTTATTTAAATTTAGAGAGCTGCTTGAGAAGTACCAGCTTGATTTAGCTCGTCTTGTTACCCGTGAACATGGAAAAACTCTGGAAGATGCAAAGGGCTCTGTCGCTCGTGCAATAGAAGTGGTCGAGTTTCATTGTGGTTTGGTTACTCAATTACAAGGTGATTTTTCGGCGGATGTTTCCAATCATATTGATTGCCATACATTGCGGCAACCGCTGGGGGTTTGTGCAGGGGTCTCTCCCTTTAACTTTCCAGTGATGGTGCCTGTATGGATGATGATTCCTGCCATTGCTTGCGGTAATACGTTTATCTTGAAGCCTTCCGAACAAGACCCATCTGCTCCAATCCGTTTATTAGAACTTTTAACAGAAGCAGGATTACCCGATGGAGTTGCTAATTGCGTGCAAGGTGACAAGTCTGTTGTGGACTATTTATTAGCGCATCCTGATATTAAAGCGTTTACTGCCGTAGCTTCAACCCCAGTAGCTGAAGCTATCTATACTAAAGCAACTGCACACGGTAAGCGTGCACACACTTTTGGTGGAGCAAAGAATCATTGTGTAGTTATGCCTGATGCTGATTTGGATCAAGCGGCGAATGCTATTGTTGGGGCTGCTTATGGTTCTGCCGGTGAGCGTTGCATGGCCATCTCGGCGGTGGTTGCTGTAGGTGATCATACTGCGGATAACTTGCTGGAAAAATTAAAACCGCTCATCCAGGGAATGCGCATTGATAACGGTGAAATGGATGGCACAGATATGGGGCCCTTAATTAGTAGCGCGCATAAGCAGAAGGTTTTGGCTGCTATTGATAAAGGTGTTTCTGAAGGGGCGCAATTAGTTATAGATGGTCGTAATTTCAAACATAAAACGCATCCTGAAGGTTACTTCGTTGGCCCTTCATTATTTGATCAAGTCAATGAGTCAATGTCGGTTTATGAAAATGAAATTTTTGGCCCCGTGCTTGTGATGCTGCGCGTTCGTGATTTTGATGAAGCTCTGGCGTTAATCAATAGCCATCAATATGGAAACGGTACAGCTATCTTTACGCGTGATGGTTATACCGCTCGTGAATTTAGCCAACGAGTACAAGTGGGCATGGTGGGCATCAATATCCCAATTCCTGTGCCAATAGCGAGTCATCCTTTCGGTGGATGGAAGCGCTCATCATTTGGTGATACCAATATGCATGGTAAAGAAAGTATTGAGTTTTATACTCGACGCAAAACAATTACCAGCAAATGGCCTGTTACTACCCTTGATAAAAGTGCATTCACAATGCCAGTTCATGAATAAGAACTGGCTTTTTGCCTTTCCCATTTTCAGGAGAAAAAAATGGCACGGATTGGTTTTATCGGCTTAGGTCATATGGGCTTGCCAATGGCTATTAATTTGTTAAAAGCAGGCCATGCAGTAACGGGTTTTGATCTTCAACAACAAGTTATGACTAGCTTAAAAGATGCTGGTGGCAGTATCACACATAAGTTACAGGAAGCTGCATTTAATCAGGAAATTATTATCACCATGTTGCAAACAGGGCAGCAGGTGCGTCAAGTTTGTTTAGGAAACGAAGGGTTGTTCGCTGTAGTTAAACCCAAAACTCTGCACATTGACTGTTCTTCAATTGATGTTGCAAGCAGCCGCGAGGTGCATCAACACGGTGCGCAAAGACAACTATTGACGGTTGACGCCCCTGTCTCAGGAGGTGTTGCAGGTGCTACCGCAGGGACATTAACATTTATGGTTGGTGGCCAGGAAGAAGCGTTTGCAAAAGCAAGACCCATATTAGAAGCAATGGGAAAAAAAATAATTCACACCGGTGCTGCTGGCAGTGGTCAGGCTGCAAAGATTTGTAACAATATGATTTTAGGCATCTCAATGATAGGCATTTCCGAAGCCTTTGTTCTAGCTGAGAACTTAGGCTTATCAGCGCAAAAATTATTTGAGGTAGTCACTAATTCGTCGGGACAGTGTTGGGCAATGAGTCAATATGCTCCGGTCCCTGGGGTATTACCACATACACCGGCAAACAATAACTACCAACCAGGATTTACTGCAGCAATGATGCTTAAGGATCTGAACTTAAGCCAAAATTCGGCTACGGCAATGGGACTCGAAACACCTGTAGCGGCGAAAGCAACGGCAATTTATCAGCAGTTTAATGACGCAGGTTTAGGGCATTTAGATTTTTCGGCCATTATCAAAGCAATTGCTAAAGAGCAGGTTACTCATGAATAGTTCTGGTCATAACAGGAAAACTATTGCTGATTTCTGGGATAACGTTGCCCGTAAATATGTAAGCTGGATGAATCCTTGGGATGATATATTACATGGAGACTTCACAACGGGTGATATTCAATGGTTTCGTGGTGGTAAATTGAATGTGAGTGCAAATTGCCTGGACAAGCATTTACCAGCAAAAGGGAAACATACGGCTTTAATCTGGGAAGGCGATAGAGGACAACACGGACAAAAACTGACATTTACCGACCTGCATCATGAAGTTTGCCGTATGGCTAATGTGCTTAAGTCATTAAAAGTCGCAAAGGGCGATCGAGTGGGTATCTACTTGCCAATGATTCCAGAAGCCGTGATTGCAATGCTGGCTTGTGCAAGAATTGGAGCTGTACATACTGTAGTATTTGCTGGTTTTTCGCCCCATGCTTTACATCAACGTCTTAAGGCTGCTTCCTGTAACTTATTGATTACCGCCGATGGGTATTATCGTGGTGGTAAGCATTTTGCTCTTAAAGAACAGGCGGATGAGGCAATTAAAGATCTCCCTATTAAGACATTGGTTATTAAATCAACGGGAGAACCGACCGCCTTTAATCCAAAAAACGATTGCTGGTGGCATGAGTTAAAAACTGAAGCGAGTGGACAATGTCCTCCTGAACCTATGGATGCTGAGGATCCCTTATTTATTTTATATACCTCAGGCAGTACAGGTAAACCTAAAGGAGTGGTTCATACCACTGGAGGCTATCTGACGCAGGTTGCCTATAGCCACCAACATATCTTTAATTGCACAGAGAAGGATATTTTCTGGTGTACAGCGGATATAGGCTGGATAACAGGACATAGCTATGTTGTTTATGGCCCTTTATGCAATGGTATTACATCTTTAATTTTTGCAGGCATTCCAACCTGGCCAACGCCAGCACGTTGTTGGGAGGTAGTAGATAAGCATCAGGTTAGTGTTTTTTATACAGCACCAACAGCTATTCGCGCATTAAAACGAGCGGGTGATCAATGGCTAGCAACGACAAAGCGTGATTCTTTACGGCTGTTGGGAACGGTTGGAGAACCAATTAACCCCGATGTTTGGCAATGGTATCGCGAAAAAGTGGGATTTAATCGTTTACCAATCGTCGATACATGGTGGCAGACAGAGACTGGCGCCATTATGATATGCCCTCAGCAAGATTTGAAACATGCAAAACCCGGTGCTGCCAGTGAACCTCTACCAGCTATCTTTCCCGTTTTATTAAATGAGCATAATGAAGAAATAAATGGGGCAGGAGAAGGACGGTTGGCAATTAAATACCCCTGGCCGGCTATTGCAAGAACTATTGCAGGCGATCATGAGCGTTACCGAGAAACTTATTTTGATCAGGGTTATTACATTACTGGGGATGGAGCTCGTCGCGACGATGAAGGCGACTACTGGATTACAGGGCGTATAGATGATGTTTTAAATGTCTCTGGTCACCGCTTGGGCACTGCTGAAATCGAAAGCGCCTTGGTGACACATTCCAAAGTAGCAGAGGCCGCGGTTGTAGGTATACCGCATGAAATTAAAGGGCAGGCTGTGTATGCTTTTGTCAGTTTGCAACATGACGAGCATCCTTCTGAGCAGCTTTATCAGGAGTTAATTGAAACTATAAAATCTGATATCGGTGCTATTGCCAAACCAGAGGCAATTTGTTGGGTAACTGATTTACCTAAAACCCGTTCGGGAAAGATAATGCGCAGAATTTTAAGACAAATTGCTTCTAAAAAGGTAAATGATCTTTCCGAACTAGGTGATTTATCAACCCTGGCTAATCCTCAGGTCGTTAAAGAGCTTTTGCAAGGAATGAATTCGAAGGGCTCATAAGGGAGAAATATCCCCTTTATGAGTTTAATTCTTCTTCAGGCCAGCAAAACCATTCGTTTAATTTTAAAATTAACTCCTCAATTCCTTCTTTTTTCAAGGATGAAAAAGATTGCACACTAATTAAGTCTGGCATGGCCTGGTAATATTTTCGAACCTTCTGAACAGTATTTTTAACCTCACTGCGACTTAGTTTATCGGCTTTCGTTAATAAGATATGAACTGGTAAATTTCGTGCTAAAGACCAATCAATCATTGTTTGATCTAATTCTTTAAGCGGATGGCGGCAGTCCATCAATAGAATCAAACCGCGTAGACACTGGCGAACCTCCAAATAATGAGCAAGATGTTGTTGCCAATCTTGTTTGATTTCCTGAGCAACTTTTGCGTATCCATAACCAGGCAAATCAACTAGACGACGTGAGTCGTCAAGTTGAAATAAATTAATGAGTTGAGTTCGTCCTGGTGTTTTACTGGTCCGAGCAAGTTGTTTAATATTAGTTAAACAATTTAGTGCACTCGATTTTCCTGCATTTGAGCGTCCGGCGAAAGCAACCTCGAAACCTTCATCGGTCGGTAATTGGTTTACTCGAGAAGCACTTTTTAAAAAACTTGCACGCGAATAAGGATTTATTAACATTATTTTCAATTTCATTTTGGGATTTTAACCAAGCAGTGTACCATTAAATGAGATAGAACCCTCGGAAAAAGAATGAAAAAAATTGTATTTGCTCTTATTGTGTTCTGCACCTTTACGAGCAATGCTGCAGAACAAACTACTCCAGCGCCGGCTAAGGCAACAGTGTGTGTCGCTTGTCATGGACAGCAGGGTGTTAGTCTAAATCCCGAATGGCCCAACATTGCTGGACAGCACGCAAGTTATATTTTGAAGCAGTTGCAGGATTACAAAAAAGGTACCACTCGTAACGCACCTGCTATGGTGGGCATTGTGGCAACTCTAAGTGAAGCGGATATGGCAGAGCTAGCTGCTTTTTATGCCAAGCAACCACTTCCAGAAGGAGTTACCCCGCAGAAATATTTAAAGCGTGGGGAGCAACTTTATCGTGGCGGTGACTTTGAGAAACATATTACTGCTTGTATTGCCTGTCACGGTCCGCGAGGGACAGGAAATGGTCAAGCAGGTTTTCCAGTCTTGTCTGGACAGCACGCACCCTATACCATACAGCAGTTACAGGCATTCAAAGATAAAAAACGTTCGAATGATTTAAATTCGATCATGAGAGATATCAGTGCTCGTATGAGTCATGAGGATATGGAAGCGGTTGCTTTTTATATGCAAGGTCTACATTAATTGTTTAATGAAAGAGAGATATAGAAAATGTTAAAGCGGTTATTATTGATTGTTTTATTATTGCCAAGCTTGGTGTTTGCAGATGAGTTTGTTGCTGGTAAAGACTACGAGCTTGTTATTGGACCCACTGTTAATGCAAATACCAATAAAGTGACTATTACGGAGTTTTTCAGCTATGGCTGTCCTTGGTGTTACCGACTTGAGCCAGCGCTGATGACCTGGTTAGAGCAACAAGGGGACAAAGTGCAATTTTCACGGGTTCCAGTAGTTTTCAATAAAGATTGGAAAGTGTATGCCAAAGCTTATTACACTGCTCATCTTTTAGGCTTGGAAACCAAAATTAATCCTGCATTATTTAAGGCTATTCAAACTGATAAGCGTAATTTAACAAATAACGAAGCTATGGTAGGTTTCTTCACAACAGAAGGGGCAGACAATGCAACTGTGAAGTCAGCATTTGAAAACTCCACTATGGTTGATTTGCAGATTGCTCAGGATGCTGCGTTAATGTCTCATTACCATGTCAATGGTGTACCTGCGGTGGTTGTGAATAATCACTACAAAACAGATTTACAAATGGCACAAAATCAAGAGCGCTTCTTTAAGATACTCAATTTTCTTGTCGATAAAGCCAAACAAGATAAAAAGGCTTAAGAACTTGTTTATTAGCCTATTGCCCGTTTTGAACTCCTTGCAGAACGGGCTGTTCAGGTAAATAAATTCGTTTTAGCGATATTTCAGAGATTAATCATTATAGTGTAAATCAGAGAAGCCTGGATTTTCTAAACTTAGAATTCCAGTGTTAAAATCGTAGGCAAAAATTTCCGCGTATCGCCCCCAATCAATCATAGTTCGTAGAACGCGTTCAGCTTCTTTTTCGCTTAAATAATCTTCAAGCTTACTTAAAAACCGTTCTTCTGAAACACGATGCCCTATTTTTTCGTCCAATACTCGACGAATATAACGAGCAAGAGGGACTTTCTCGAGTAAGCATCTTGCGAAAACTTGTTTACGAGCTTGCAGATCTGCTTCAGAGTATTGTTTACCTAACTCACTAAGCTGAATATCTCCATCAGAAACTTTAGCTAGTCCTAAAATCTCTAAGGTTTCAAGAATAGGGAACAAATCATCAATGTTCATCATAAGTTCATCAGCTAATTCTGGTAAGTCGATTCGCTCTTCAAATGATTTCATTGTTTCAATTAAGCCCGATAATTCTGAAGGTTCAACATCAGGCAAGCGGTAGCCTAAGCCTATCTGACGCTCCCGTTGTGCGCGTTTGGCTTTTTCTTTGGGTCCTGTTGTCATTAGTTTATATATTTTATCCACTAAATCACGGAACTCAGGGGTTTCTTGATTGCGTGGCTGTGGAAGAGTTACTTGTAATTCGGCTCGGATATAACCAGGATCACTACCGAAAATAACAATACGATCAGCAAGTGTTGCTGCTTCTTCAATATTATGGGTAACTAATAATATGCCATTGGTATTGGTTTTCTTCTCTTTCCAAAGTTCCAATAAATCTGACTTTAAATTTTCCGCCGTTAACACATCAAGTGCAGAAAAGGGTTCATCCATTAATAATACGTCGGGGTTAATCACCAAAGCACGGGCAAAACCTACACGTTGACGCATTCCCCCAGACAATTCTTTAGGAAACGCTGATTCAAAGCCATCAAGACCAATAGTATCAATCGCCTCAATGGCTCTATGTCGACGCTCTTCGCGACTAACACCTTGTGCTTCCAGACCTAGCTCTACATTTTCCAATACGGTGAGCCAGGGCATTAATGCAAAGGATTGAAAAACCATTGCAATACCAGGTACAGGTCCTGTCACGGGCTGACCACGATAAGAAATTTTGCCAGAGCTGGGGGGCACTAAACCTGCGATAATCCGTAAGAGGGTCGATTTTCCGGACCCTGACTTACCCAGCATGGCAACAATCTCACCTTCCTTTAATTGAAAATTAACATCTTCAAGTACCAATAAATCCTGATCGGATGCTTTTTTGAAGGATTTACGGCAGTTTTCGATAGCAATTATTGTTTCTGACATAGATGCCTCAATTGAAGTGAAAGCGTTCTTCCGCCAAGCGGTACAGAGGACGCCAAATTAAATGATTAAATGCCAGTACATAGGTACACATCATAGCAGTACCTAATGCTATTTTAGAAAAATCACCAGCGATGGTGCTGGCTTGAATGTATTCACCCAAACCGGTTGCTTTTAATGTGGTATTTCCCCAACTAACCCACTCAGCCACAATACTGGCATTCCATGCGCCTCCAGCGGCTGTAATGGCTCCCGTAATATAGAAAGGAAAAATGCCGGGCAATGCTAAACGTTTCCACCATTGCCAACCTTTAACACCAAAATTGTCAGCGGCTAGATAAAGATCTCGGGGAATATTTGATGCACCCGCGATGACATTAAATAAAATGTACCATTGAGTACCTAAAATCATCAGTGGAGTTACCCAAATTTCCACGCTTAAATTAAAGCGAACAATAGCAATCACAAATAAAGGATAAAACAAATTTGCTGGAAATGCTGCGGCAAATTGAACCACGGGTTGTATTTTTTGTGCGATTCGAGGCCGTAAACCAATCCAGACTCCCACAGGAACCCAAATAAGGGAGCTAACAATAATCAAAACAATAACGCGGGTACCTGTCGCGGCTCCTAAAAGAAACACATGAAAAATTTCACTGACTGCAAGTTGAGCGAGAATAAAATTTAACAATAACCAACCGCCACTTAAAATGGCAATTAATACTACTGTATTCCAAATCCAATCCATATGTCTTTGATGGCGGTAATCAATTTCTTTAATAACTTTTGGTTTTCTTCGACTAAACAAAGGAGCGTTCACAAAACGATCTTTGATCGCTGCAAATCGGTTACTGAAGCGTTTTATCAAACGACTGCTGCGAATTAGGTCAATTAACCAGGATTGATATTCTTCTTCATCCGGTGATTGCTCCATTTTAAATTTTTCTGACCAGGCTATAAGAGGTCTGAAAAGAATTTGATCATAGAGAAAAATCACGATAACCATGGTGAGAATGGCATAGCCAACAGCATGCAAATCGTGTCGCTCAATAGCTAATGCAATGTAAGAACCAACCCCCGGTAAGCGAATATCCTGATGTGAAACGGCAATGGCTTCGGATAACACGACAAAAAACCAACTGGCAGACATCGACATCATCATATTCCACAATAAACCGGACATGGAAAAAGGAACTTCAACTTTCCAGAAACGTTGCCAGGCAGAGAGTTGAAACATCGCTGCTGCCTCTTTCAAATCCTCAGGCAGTGTTTTCAACGACTGATAAAAACCAAAGGTAATATTCCACACTTGAGCGGTGAAAATTGCAAAGATTGAAGCACATTCAGGACCTAACAAACTACCTGGGAATAAGTGAATAAAACCCGTTACGGTAATTGATAAAAAACTCAAAACTGGTACAGATTGCAAAATATCAATAGCCGGAATAATAATTTGCTCTGCCCGTCGATGTTTTGCGGCTAACGCGCCAACTATAAAGGTGAACAATATAGAGAGACTAAGGGCAATAAACATCCGTAATACGGTGCGTAACGCATAAAAAGGTAACTTCGCAGGCTCTAAAGAAATAGGTAAAGGTTCGCCCAATTGATAAGGACTGGCCATTTGTTTGCCGGCCCAGCCGAGAAAAAAAACAACAGAAAAGATAAGAATTAGTAACAACAGATCCCAGCGATTGATGTAACGGCTGACATTTTCACGATTAGCAAAGTAAAAACGACTGTTGCGCACTAGGCTTCTCCCCTTTTTTGTTTTTATTAACTGATTGAAAAACTATACGCAGTCATTGCGTATAAAGGGCGGGGGATTATTAAAGCACCCTGTTTGAGTAGTAAGACCCCAAACCGTATAAAATAACATAAATACGGCGTTATCGGTATAACAATCACGCATGTTTATCCGGCGAGGACGCATCTTAAAATAAATTTTTGAAAAAGGTGTGAACTTTTTGATAATTTTCGTGTCTAAATAGTGAGCATCAAAAATGCTCTTACTTCGCATTTCCCTCTTTATGCGAAGTAATTGTCCATACTTAAGGTATGGTAACAATTTCCCCGGTGTTATCACCGGGGTTTTTTTATCTGTTAAAGCTGTTTAGAATGAAGATTTAGGGGATTTTGATGCGTAAGATCAG
The nucleotide sequence above comes from Legionella hackeliae. Encoded proteins:
- a CDS encoding sulfite exporter TauE/SafE family protein → MSEYLIFAMVGFFAQLIDGGLGMGYGLISMTVLLTFGVAPPLASASVHAAEIVTTAISGFSHMMFKNVDHTLFRRLVIPGMLGGIAGAQLLSFAPMQIIKPFVMCYLLLMGVYVLYKSFRKTELSEKIYTYLVHTLMKREKPAKKIPRLITLGFIGGFLDAAGGGGWGSIVNSTLLAQGEPPRYTIGSVNLAEFLVASSIVAAFFLTIEIKQWDMLIGLILGGAIAAPISAYMVRILPAHLLMLFVGILIIGLSLRSFWILVFAT
- the sidP gene encoding Dot/Icm T4SS effector PI-3-phosphatase SidP, which produces MGKKTILRLAEGTKFPGLEGGPKEETSGIFDKKLKLPLKFAQNIKENIGDFDLEYYPKTPDLKRSYQRRIDSLHNTFLFILESIPEFHEKNEELKAYLSWCKALHTLPDSESIESYQIILAKYTSLLVNALYDYYPYEVGSGDKFKLATELLNKAEQYVIMKEGRADLATLIPYKLNDSIEYILRWEKQLTPYSQETFQEFNAVKQGTLRTTPAWFRGLPPFMQMYLHSCIPEYLVVESNEATLTKLKFAINQFMQKWDDIQTQHNLTLASDLNSIANNKLPGWFASLGRQDQQLLRLFCESKLSVLEITTQLSAFNKQIQSWAKSKTSSAKKDNFRFQDLEALRKLPYWFIVLENYEQLFLKQVVDSCEQLKDAISFAPSRLRRIPLAANLCESNCFALTAEGKVVQKYASRIRSSHLASRDVIKLPEQVKKLHASRNLALIAKFAETEQALLEQTLVSPVPLLENHIPDAYLNRQLQETVSNFQKESNRIILTTNHPLNIAKYVYYTQSNDPGCMAVYNMSQVILLINKIPQLEGSWDLKNIKQIIEQAFTEVEYKQGDKANSYTPVELDLKSEQVKKNLVSLFSENYQLLKSFNGWQQLLSQHLLLRKNCADQGELGNYLTNLIDLQSVANEYHAVLNSSYGTATFFDFYGRELFLASLENLLFILAKGKCAGSCVSGKDRKDIETVHTLAMLLYRDKKGRWPSMQDIGEDRKDFVDIVATLVVSGHGDELAGQNAPGADGIKTPENYWPADIAEAIRKKSHEQALRNSDILATNNEVGRIGKLQELVTPGFSTCVFASLRLTEEQRQKILGGLGILCGEQQFLRNKTWRLPFISSYAPTGFEGIKAILHEPGDNNTACIFKLAQVIMEIKKRPTVSWTRAPEIQKLYTALLGLCKEESKKEAVETIALLTETKNMAFDSNSQCVY
- a CDS encoding CoA-acylating methylmalonate-semialdehyde dehydrogenase, encoding MSYTVPHYIGGKDYTATSSNAHTIYNPALGEAIGQVYFADKATCDKAVATAKAAWPTWAETTALKRARILFKFRELLEKYQLDLARLVTREHGKTLEDAKGSVARAIEVVEFHCGLVTQLQGDFSADVSNHIDCHTLRQPLGVCAGVSPFNFPVMVPVWMMIPAIACGNTFILKPSEQDPSAPIRLLELLTEAGLPDGVANCVQGDKSVVDYLLAHPDIKAFTAVASTPVAEAIYTKATAHGKRAHTFGGAKNHCVVMPDADLDQAANAIVGAAYGSAGERCMAISAVVAVGDHTADNLLEKLKPLIQGMRIDNGEMDGTDMGPLISSAHKQKVLAAIDKGVSEGAQLVIDGRNFKHKTHPEGYFVGPSLFDQVNESMSVYENEIFGPVLVMLRVRDFDEALALINSHQYGNGTAIFTRDGYTAREFSQRVQVGMVGINIPIPVPIASHPFGGWKRSSFGDTNMHGKESIEFYTRRKTITSKWPVTTLDKSAFTMPVHE
- the mmsB gene encoding 3-hydroxyisobutyrate dehydrogenase yields the protein MARIGFIGLGHMGLPMAINLLKAGHAVTGFDLQQQVMTSLKDAGGSITHKLQEAAFNQEIIITMLQTGQQVRQVCLGNEGLFAVVKPKTLHIDCSSIDVASSREVHQHGAQRQLLTVDAPVSGGVAGATAGTLTFMVGGQEEAFAKARPILEAMGKKIIHTGAAGSGQAAKICNNMILGISMIGISEAFVLAENLGLSAQKLFEVVTNSSGQCWAMSQYAPVPGVLPHTPANNNYQPGFTAAMMLKDLNLSQNSATAMGLETPVAAKATAIYQQFNDAGLGHLDFSAIIKAIAKEQVTHE